Proteins encoded in a region of the Neoarius graeffei isolate fNeoGra1 chromosome 3, fNeoGra1.pri, whole genome shotgun sequence genome:
- the hsdl1 gene encoding inactive hydroxysteroid dehydrogenase-like protein 1 isoform X1: MAAVDSFPLLYREIARSCSCYAETLALVGALYTASKAVTLMRDCYSLIRLHFIPRLVSPRDLVHRYGKWAIINGASDAIAKAYAEELARHGVCVILITTDTTNISDTAKTISDTHGVEAILVEADFSHGALICKPIKDAIKDKDVGFVINCLDSSLDVSRDFHAISESELWHMINNSVSAASLITRLALPGMAERRRGAVVNISSGRSSRPCAQKAVLSASTAFFDHFTRSLHYEYRHRGVFVQSLLPGKVASEGQSGCIMAGWLVPQPHIYARHAVSTLGISYRTTGYWPHTLQLGLVHCVPEWIRVLGARMMCKTT, from the exons ATGGCTGCTGTTGATAGTTTTCCACTGCTGTACAGAGAAATCGCCAGATCTTGCAGTTGTTATGCAGAAACGCTTGCATTAGTGGGTGCACTGTATACTGCAAGTAAAGCTGTAACACTGATGAGGGATTGCTATAGTCTGATCAGGCTTCACTTCATCCCCCGTCTTGTTTCTCCTAGAGATCTTGTGCACAGATATGGAAAATGGGCCATCATTAATG GTGCATCAGATGCAATAGCTAAAGCATACGCTGAGGAACTGGCTCGCCATGGTGTCTGCGTTATCCTCATTACCACTGACACCACCAATATCAGTGACACTGCCAAGACCATCTCTGACACCCATGGAGTTGAGGCAATCCTAGTGGAGGCAGATTTCAGCCACGGTGCCTTGATCTGCAAACCCATTAAAGATGCAATCAAGGACAAAGATGTCGGATTTGTCATAAACTGCCTGGATTCATCGCTGGATGTCTCACGAGACTTCCATGCCATATCTGAGAGCGAACTGTGGCACATGATAAATAACAGCGTATCTGCGGCCTCACTGATCACCCGCCTGGCTCTACCTGGCATGGCTGAAAGGCGAAGAGGTGCAGTAGTTAATATTTCATCAGGAAGATCCTCCAGGCCCTGTGCACAAAAGGCTGTACTCTCTGCATCTACG GCTTTCTTTGACCACTTCACCCGTTCCCTGCATTATGAATACCGCCATCGTGGAGTGTTTGTGCAGAGTTTGCTTCCTGGCAAAGTGGCCTCTGAAGGACAAAGTGGTTGTATCATGGCTGGCTGGTTGGTTCCTCAGCCACACATTTATGCCAGACATGCTGTGTCCACTCTGGGCATCTCTTACAGAACTACAGGATACTGGCCTCACACACTACAG CTCGGACTTGTGCACTGTGTGCCAGAGTGGATACGGGTGCTGGGAGCACGAATGATGTGTAAGACGACCTAA
- the hsdl1 gene encoding inactive hydroxysteroid dehydrogenase-like protein 1 isoform X2, whose protein sequence is MAAVDSFPLLYREIARSCSCYAETLALVGALYTASKAVTLMRDCYSLIRLHFIPRLVSPRDLVHRYGKWAIINGASDAIAKAYAEELARHGVCVILITTDTTNISDTAKTISDTHGVEAILVEADFSHGALICKPIKDAIKDKDVGFVINCLDSSLDVSRDFHAISESELWHMINNSVSAASLITRLALPGMAERRRGAVVNISSGRSSRPCAQKAVLSASTAFFDHFTRSLHYEYRHRGVFVQSLLPGKVASEGQSGCIMAGWLVPQPHIYARHAVSTLGISYRTTGYWPHTLQLGLVHCVPEWIRVLGARMM, encoded by the exons ATGGCTGCTGTTGATAGTTTTCCACTGCTGTACAGAGAAATCGCCAGATCTTGCAGTTGTTATGCAGAAACGCTTGCATTAGTGGGTGCACTGTATACTGCAAGTAAAGCTGTAACACTGATGAGGGATTGCTATAGTCTGATCAGGCTTCACTTCATCCCCCGTCTTGTTTCTCCTAGAGATCTTGTGCACAGATATGGAAAATGGGCCATCATTAATG GTGCATCAGATGCAATAGCTAAAGCATACGCTGAGGAACTGGCTCGCCATGGTGTCTGCGTTATCCTCATTACCACTGACACCACCAATATCAGTGACACTGCCAAGACCATCTCTGACACCCATGGAGTTGAGGCAATCCTAGTGGAGGCAGATTTCAGCCACGGTGCCTTGATCTGCAAACCCATTAAAGATGCAATCAAGGACAAAGATGTCGGATTTGTCATAAACTGCCTGGATTCATCGCTGGATGTCTCACGAGACTTCCATGCCATATCTGAGAGCGAACTGTGGCACATGATAAATAACAGCGTATCTGCGGCCTCACTGATCACCCGCCTGGCTCTACCTGGCATGGCTGAAAGGCGAAGAGGTGCAGTAGTTAATATTTCATCAGGAAGATCCTCCAGGCCCTGTGCACAAAAGGCTGTACTCTCTGCATCTACG GCTTTCTTTGACCACTTCACCCGTTCCCTGCATTATGAATACCGCCATCGTGGAGTGTTTGTGCAGAGTTTGCTTCCTGGCAAAGTGGCCTCTGAAGGACAAAGTGGTTGTATCATGGCTGGCTGGTTGGTTCCTCAGCCACACATTTATGCCAGACATGCTGTGTCCACTCTGGGCATCTCTTACAGAACTACAGGATACTGGCCTCACACACTACAG CTCGGACTTGTGCACTGTGTGCCAGAGTGGATACGGGTGCTGGGAGCACGAATGATGT ga